AAATACtgcagcactttcgttgttatttagtaattagtgtctaatcatagtctaattaggcttaaaagattcgtctcgtgaatttcgtctaaactatacaattagttttattttttatttatatttaatgcttcatgcatacgttcaaagattcgatgtgatgggaaaTCTTAAAAAAATTTACAAAATGAAGTGGGACTAAACGGAACCTTCTTCCTACTTTGCCTGCCACTTGACTGGACCGGAGTACGTGACAAGGCCTAAGGCAGTGctgaatcagcctgttcgcttgttggtttcagccagcccaaaccaaccaatcaacaatgtttttctctcacaacaaaccagcaccagtcagcctaaaccagcccagaaaccaaccagcgaacaggccgcttCCAGTGTCATGGTAATAGTCAAAACTGACATCCTAACTGCCCCAACTCAGTCTCACACTGCTCATTGCCCCCTCGCACACCTACTGTATGACAGTATGAGTACTGGTACCACTTGCACAGTGTAGGTATGCTCACCAAGTTCCAAGATTTTCCATTCCATCCTTGTGTATATGCAGCTCCTATTCTTGTGTATTGCCGTTCACTTGACCTCCCAAGGCCGTCACCATTGAACATTGTCCATTCTCAGCGAAAAGTGGTGACCAACAAAAAAATCAAGTGCCCCACAACCAAAATAAAATCAAGTCCTTAAACTTAAACGGCGGCTGTATCATTCCGATCCTGTACTCTTAAAATACACTTTTGTATCCCTAAACTCTGTTTGGATCTCACCATGGTCCAATCGGGTCCCATGCTGTGCGCCTCATGCCAACATGGAGTCTACGTGGGAAGGGCAAgcatagcctgttcgcttgctcgtaaacgatcgtaaattttcagctgagaacagtgtttttctctcacatcaaatcagccagcaataaataatccacgatacgatacggcctcccaaaCAGGCTGTAGGCCGCGCCATCTTCGAGGTTGTGGCAACTTGGCATGCCGCATGCATGACGAGCTCATGGTCGCCTGCCTCGGCTTCTCCGTCCTCTACGTCGAGCTACTCCCCGGTCATGTCACTACATGTGCCCATATCGAGCTGCCGTCGTCGCGCGTGCGAAGGAGGTGCCATGGGAGGAGCCGCATTGACAGAAACGGCGAGGCCGAGGAGGCAGCAGGGACGGAGACGACCATGGACGCTGCGAAGGTGAGGCACTGGCTTAAGCATAAGATCGAGCACCTGGCGTGCGTTGTCCATGCGCCACCAAGGCCACGACTAACAACTTGTTGAGCACAACGGGAGAAACAACATGCGCACGGCGCGCAAATGGCAGAAGACGCCAATGCACCACGGCCCGGCGGTGATGCCGTCGGCACCATGCTCTTCATGGCCATCTTCAGTCCCGTTATCCGCGATGTTTATTAGAGTCGCTCGTCGAGGTCATTATGTTCATCACATACGAGACGGCCGACGCTGAACAGCAGCAGCCGTACGTGCTGAACCTCAACGTGGAGGTACCTCAGCGTCGAGCTGACAGTGTCGTCCCAAACGGTGTCGACGCCGGCGTTGGTGCTGCTGCTATCGAGCTGGACTTCATGCACGGCATCGGCCCGAAGTGTGAAGCTGTTCGTTTCGCTATGGCTTGTCGttaacgatcgtaaatttccagccggaacagtatttttctctcacacaaaccagccagcaatacttcttcacgaaccagcaacgatatgaaccagccaaccgaacaggctgctggtCTCTAGTGTGCCGGAGAGAAGAACTACAGGACAAAGGGAGCAGCGGTGGCAGTTGTGGTGCTCCTCGCCGGGGgcggggaagaaaggaagcgaGAGGCCAATCCATGCTGGTGTGCTCAGAGAACTGGCTTGTGGACTCTATGGACGGTCCAGCCATGTCACCACGCCACGTCCATATGTGGGTGCGGGTCAAGACCCATTTGGACCACCTTTGAGACCCGGGGCTGGTTTTGATCgcggttaggaatcagtatttgacactgtagcatttttatttgtatttgacaattattgtctaatcatgatctaactaggcttaaaagattcgtctcataatttacaatcaaactgtgtaattagtaatttttttatctacatttaatacttcatacatgtgtccaaagatttgatgtgatagagagagtgaaaaaacttggaatctaaacaaggccccaaaACAAGTTTAGAACATAAAAATACATTTTCAGAGTACATGGACCGGAATGACACATATACGCAAGTTTAAGGAATGGCTACGCACTTTACTCTTTAAAAAATTCTAGTGAAAGGTGGTGGAAAATGGGCATTGTCTTTAATTCACTGTATTTTTTCCCTTGTTGTGTCATTTTTTTCTGAGGTTAATCTTTTAGAAGAGTCATGCTATAGCTTGCTCGTTTGGCTGGGCTGGTTCGTTGctagttcgtgaagaagtactgctggttggtttgtgtgagagaaaaatactgtttcagctgaaaATTTACTATGAACAAGCTGTAGAAATATGTATTACTGTTGGCATGTTGCACGTGAGTAAGATAAGAACAGGATGCGTCTTTTTTTTTAAACTTTCGGATGCATCTTTTTGACGTCAATCTTTGTTGTGAAGTGAGAGTGACATGGGCGCTGGCCATCATGGAGTATTGGAGGATGGTAGCAACAGGGCGATCGATCGATCGAAGGCAGTGAAGTGATGACCTGCACTTAAATGTTGGTCATCATTCGCTCATGCCTCGGGACAGCAAGAGAGATCTGTTCCAAGATCAGCAAGAACATTTGAGTTGACAGCCAAAGACTAGGCACACTGCACTGTGCACTGTACACTTGCTATTGCTAGTAGTAGATGCAATCGAGTGCAACGGTTGTAAATGCCATTGACCCTTTTGACGCTCAAGTAGGAGCCCGTTAGGCCGGGCTTCGAGCGGCTTCGGCTACTCTGTTTATCTTCTATAGCGACATTGTTTATTAGagatttttttctttctctttctttcctcTCTTACTGAGAAtgcggagccggagaagctcatttttttctctcctgggagcccggccaaacgcgcCCTAAGTAAGCATGTGTTCTTGTATGATGATCCGCCTTCAGTCCGGCTTAAGCCATTGTTCAACTCCAAAGCACAATGTTGTCATGTTGAGTACTGTAATTTCACAAGAAATGCAGTGGTCTCGATCTGTGTGtgttgggagagagagagagagagagagagagagagagagagagagaggagagggtccAGAGGGAGGAAGCGCAGCAAAGGCAAGAAGGAAGACCAGGAGGGGGCCAGCAGGACTGACAagaccgaggaggaagaggaagaatgaTGGCGTATCTTTGGACCTGGAGTGCGTCATCAATTCATCCCCATCATCACACTCTACTCTGTTGACAGCTAGCTACCACGCACACAGTCTCGAGTCTGCAGCTGACAGAGGATGATACATGACGCACAGCATTGACTCGTAGTACTTGTACAAGAACACTTGCTCCTTTGATCGAGCTTGAGGGGGCGGGCTATAAATAGACTCCCAGGCACACTTGAGCGAAACACATCGAGCTCTTTCTTCCTCATCTAGCCTCCTCGTCCTCCCCGACCCCCTGCACAAGTGCAAATCATCTGCCTGTAAAGGCCAGGCCAACCGCGCTGCTGCAGAGTTCAGGGAGAGGTAGGTACTAGTGCGTGCTTCAAATGCAGAAGATTGCAAATTCGAGTATATATTCTCTTGTCTGCGTTGAACCCTTTTGTTTCTTGTTTCCAGTTGAAGTTACATGTGCTTTGATCATGCTCGTTCTGAAAATTCACTGCAAGCATTTGGCTtctgaacttttatttttggtggTTTTGGATGCATATATATGCAGGTAGCTTGGCAGGCGAAGGATGGAGCGTGTGAACTCGAGCCTGTGCCTGGAGAACCTGCGGATGATGCACGAGAACGAGCGGCTGCGGAGGAAGGCGCAGCAGCTGGACCAGGAGAACAAGGCCCTCCTCGCCCAGCTCaagcgcaagcagcagcagcacaactcctcggcgtcgtcgtcggcgtccCAGCAGCAGCAAGGCGCCGCCACCGCGGCCAACAACTTCAAGGCGGCCGGCAAGCAGCAGCCCACCATGTGAACAAGCAAGTGAACGCTAGCTGCATCCCTG
This DNA window, taken from Miscanthus floridulus cultivar M001 chromosome 13, ASM1932011v1, whole genome shotgun sequence, encodes the following:
- the LOC136499831 gene encoding protein LITTLE ZIPPER 3-like — translated: MERVNSSLCLENLRMMHENERLRRKAQQLDQENKALLAQLKRKQQQHNSSASSSASQQQQGAATAANNFKAAGKQQPTM